TCCCGTCGTCTCGCTTCGAGCGCGCCTGCACCAGGTCGCACGGCTGCACCCAGTTGTTGTCGTGCAGGCCCACGCGGCAGCCCGGCGTGTCCTTGTCCGTGCGCCGACAGCACATCCAGTAGGAGCGTCCGTAAGGCAGGTCGTGGTGGTAAGGTTTGGGGTGCCAGCGGCAGAGCGAGACGTCGCCGCGCTCGTACTGCCGCTTGCACTGCTTGCAGGGGTCGTCGCGGTACAGCGGGTCCTGGTTCCAGCGGGAGTCCGTGGCGCGCACGCCGTACGTCTCGATGAGCGCCTTGAAGTCGTGGCACGTGCACTTGAGGGCGGCGAGCGAGCGCGTGGGCAGGTAGCCGAAGATGTTGACCATGATGTGGTCGGGGAGCGAGAGCATGTACTGCCGCGGCTCCAGCAGCCGCTGGATCTGGAAGCGGATCTCCAGGAAGTCGTGCGAGACATGGCGGTAGAGGCGGCACAGCGAGGAGGACGCGTCGCCGCCCGTGCCGTCCTCCACGCCCGGGAGCGGCGAGTCGGGCCGCTCAGCGGTGCCGATGACCGTCCCGTTGCCGCCGCAGCCGCCTCCCGCGGCCGacccgccgctgctgctgttgttgttagcGCAGTCCAAAGAGCAGAGGCCGCCGCCACCGTTCACACCCATGCCCTTGACCCCGACTTCCTCGTCGGGGGTGGGCGGTTGCAGGAAGAAGAGCTGACCGGGCGGGGGGTCCTCGGACGTGTCCGACGagctgccccctcctcccggcTTGGCGAAACACACCGTCTCCTCCTGGACATTCTCTGTGCTGTCCTTACCGTAAAAAACGCACTGGTCCACCGCGCccgtcaccaccacctccacgtGGAAACCGGTCACGCGCTCGCGAGAAACATTCTTCTTCTCCGCAGGGACGAGGTCAGGGTTGGGGTCCGGGGTGGCGGAAGAGGCCGACGAGGGCCGGTCGGGGTGGCCGTCGCCCAAGCCGCCGTCCGCCTTCGGGGAGCCAGCTAACAGGAGACTCGGGTCTCGAGAGGAAGGGCTGACCAGCTGGTACAGGTCGCAGGTGATCTTCTCTTTGGACCGCGCGCCGTTCTGCGCTCCGCCCGACCCGCAGCTCATGAACATGCAGCGCGGGCGACCGGCCGGCTCCGACTGGGAGCGAGAGTCCAAGCTGGACACTCGGAAGGCAATTCGGACTTCACCCCTGCCGTGGGGCGTCGTGGGAGGGGCGCCGGCGGGGgcggtggttgttgttgttgttgttgttgctgttgcggGCGCCTGGTCTTTTGCGGGCACATTCTCTGGCACGCTCTGCTGCGACTCGTAGTGCGCCACGGCCTGGGCGACCCGCCGGGTGTCATTCAGCTGCTGGtccagctcctgctgctgctcgtcCAGGTCGCTGCTGGAGTCTGGCAGAGACAGGGTGTCCTCGGACATGTAGACCACCGGGCCGGTGTCCGACTCGGAGCCTGGGGGGACGCCGTTGGACTCGGGGTGAAGGTGATGGCCGGGGGTGGTGGTCTGCCCTTGGACCACCATGCCCTGTAAGGCCATGGCTGTGCGCTGCTCCACCAGGGCCACCATCTCCGCCACGGACAGCAGGTCCGTCTCGCTGACGCCCCCGAGGCCGTCGTCCACGGGCACGGCCTCGGCGGGCGAGGACTCGTTGGGGGCCCTGGTGGGGGGGTCGTACGAGGAGCAGCGCCGCCGCCGCTTGGCCTTGGTGCAATCCGTGGCCCAGTTGCCCTTCACCTTCATGGCGCTGGGCCTGGGCAGGCCCGTGCCGCTGAACTGGTGCGCCACGAAGAAGGCGATCTTCTCCTTCGTGTTGCCCGGCTTGATGACGTACCAGGTGTCCAGCAGGACCCGGCCGTCCTCCACTTGCGTGGTGGGCGACGGGggggccggcggcggcggcggcggctgctgcaTGTTGTTCGCCGCGGTCGGAGGGGTGTTCTCCGTGCCGGCGTCctcatcgtcgtcgtcatccTCCGGCCCGGTCCCGACGCTCCCGTCTATGGACGTTCTGCCCGCGGCGTCCGCCTTGCAGAGCGAGGGGGCGGGTCCGTTGCCCCCCGTGCCACCTCCATACGGTTTGTTCTGGGAGTAGGTGCCGAAGGGGCGCGGGCACCACAGCCGGATGTGGGAGAAGGTGTCACGGTTCATAATGGGCCCGCTAGGAGCATATCTGCGTCTCTACGCTGGACGGCTGCTGCAGAAGACGTCGCCACACATTCTCATTCACGCTTCTCAGCTCGCAGGCACCAGTGGATCTACAATCTGTGGGGAAACAACAGATAAAGGGAAATTAAAAAATGCACTTCAAACCAATGACACACAAGAACTTTGTCTTTCTGTATAAGAgaaaacacaaatatatacacatctATGCAA
The Sardina pilchardus chromosome 13, fSarPil1.1, whole genome shotgun sequence genome window above contains:
- the fbxo46 gene encoding F-box only protein 46, with product MNRDTFSHIRLWCPRPFGTYSQNKPYGGGTGGNGPAPSLCKADAAGRTSIDGSVGTGPEDDDDDEDAGTENTPPTAANNMQQPPPPPPAPPSPTTQVEDGRVLLDTWYVIKPGNTKEKIAFFVAHQFSGTGLPRPSAMKVKGNWATDCTKAKRRRRCSSYDPPTRAPNESSPAEAVPVDDGLGGVSETDLLSVAEMVALVEQRTAMALQGMVVQGQTTTPGHHLHPESNGVPPGSESDTGPVVYMSEDTLSLPDSSSDLDEQQQELDQQLNDTRRVAQAVAHYESQQSVPENVPAKDQAPATATTTTTTTTAPAGAPPTTPHGRGEVRIAFRVSSLDSRSQSEPAGRPRCMFMSCGSGGAQNGARSKEKITCDLYQLVSPSSRDPSLLLAGSPKADGGLGDGHPDRPSSASSATPDPNPDLVPAEKKNVSRERVTGFHVEVVVTGAVDQCVFYGKDSTENVQEETVCFAKPGGGGSSSDTSEDPPPGQLFFLQPPTPDEEVGVKGMGVNGGGGLCSLDCANNNSSSGGSAAGGGCGGNGTVIGTAERPDSPLPGVEDGTGGDASSSLCRLYRHVSHDFLEIRFQIQRLLEPRQYMLSLPDHIMVNIFGYLPTRSLAALKCTCHDFKALIETYGVRATDSRWNQDPLYRDDPCKQCKRQYERGDVSLCRWHPKPYHHDLPYGRSYWMCCRRTDKDTPGCRVGLHDNNWVQPCDLVQARSKRDDGR